A region of Nocardioides sp. JS614 DNA encodes the following proteins:
- a CDS encoding Maf family protein has protein sequence MSTPSVQLVLASASPARLATLRSAGLDPTVVVSGVDESQLDGLPPAELALQLAELKSAAVAGRTDLPEGSLVLGCDSVLELDGAALGKPADADEAVERWHAMRGRTGVLLTGHCLTDTASGRVAAATAATTVHFADVTDDEVAAYVATGEPLAVAGAFTVDGLGGAFVTGIEGDHHNVVGVSLPLLRDLVAELGHSWTDLWSR, from the coding sequence GTGAGCACCCCCTCCGTCCAGCTCGTCCTGGCCTCCGCCTCCCCCGCCCGGCTCGCCACCCTGCGCAGCGCCGGCCTCGACCCCACGGTGGTCGTGTCCGGCGTCGACGAGTCGCAGCTCGACGGGCTGCCGCCGGCCGAGCTCGCCCTCCAGCTGGCCGAGCTGAAGTCGGCGGCCGTCGCCGGCCGGACCGACCTCCCGGAGGGTTCGCTGGTCCTGGGCTGCGACTCCGTGCTCGAGCTCGACGGGGCCGCGCTCGGCAAGCCCGCCGACGCCGACGAGGCGGTCGAGCGTTGGCACGCGATGCGTGGGCGCACCGGCGTGCTGCTGACCGGGCACTGCCTGACCGACACCGCCTCGGGCCGGGTGGCCGCGGCAACCGCCGCGACCACGGTCCATTTCGCGGACGTGACCGACGACGAGGTCGCGGCGTACGTCGCCACCGGCGAGCCGCTGGCCGTCGCGGGGGCGTTCACCGTCGACGGGCTCGGCGGCGCCTTCGTCACCGGCATCGAGGGCGACCACCACAACGTGGTCGGCGTCAGCCTGCCGCTGCTCAGGGACCTGGTCGCCGAGCTGGGTCACTCCTGGACGGATCTGTGGAGTCGGTGA
- a CDS encoding TetR/AcrR family transcriptional regulator, protein MSATKAVRMSGEERREAILGAATRAFALGGYHGTSTDAIAREAGVSQPYVVRMFGTKLELFLEVFQRSGDRITSAFGAVLDEGPFDPESEDDKARMGLAYAALLRDREFLQVQMHGFSSGGVPEIAAVARRCMGEVFATIQRTGWTDEQCRDFVAYGMLLNVMISMGAPEHLHPGDPLAALTTCSFGEGLEMLQSPG, encoded by the coding sequence ATGAGTGCCACGAAGGCGGTCCGGATGAGCGGCGAGGAGCGGCGCGAGGCGATCCTCGGCGCGGCGACCCGCGCGTTCGCGCTCGGCGGCTACCACGGGACCAGCACCGACGCGATCGCCCGGGAGGCGGGCGTCTCCCAGCCGTACGTCGTCCGGATGTTCGGCACCAAGCTCGAGCTGTTCCTAGAGGTCTTCCAGCGCTCGGGCGACCGGATCACGTCGGCGTTCGGCGCGGTCCTCGACGAGGGCCCGTTCGACCCGGAGAGCGAGGACGACAAGGCGAGGATGGGCCTCGCCTATGCCGCCCTGCTCCGCGACCGGGAGTTCCTGCAGGTGCAGATGCACGGCTTCTCGAGCGGCGGCGTGCCCGAGATCGCGGCGGTCGCCCGCCGCTGCATGGGCGAGGTGTTCGCGACGATCCAGCGCACCGGCTGGACCGACGAGCAGTGCCGCGACTTCGTCGCCTACGGCATGTTGCTCAACGTGATGATCTCGATGGGCGCGCCCGAGCACCTGCATCCGGGCGACCCGCTCGCGGCGCTCACCACCTGTTCGTTCGGCGAGGGCCTCGAGATGCTTCAATCCCCCGGGTGA
- a CDS encoding GtrA family protein, with the protein MGGRWERVFTEAYRFLAVGGIATIVAFVIFNFLVHGFNTEHQALLDGQPYLGYVIANTVGMTISYRGSRTWVFKHRPPRSADGGRTAFIAINVVTMLLPIACLWLSRDVLGLDDPWSDNISANVIGLFFGLVARFYLFRTLVFKRPVHLPDLMHNPLQVFELNELADPDVAPVVLTDSTDPSRSDPARRPGP; encoded by the coding sequence ATGGGAGGCCGGTGGGAACGCGTCTTCACCGAGGCGTACCGGTTCCTCGCTGTGGGCGGCATCGCGACGATCGTCGCGTTCGTGATCTTCAACTTCCTGGTGCACGGGTTCAACACCGAGCACCAGGCGCTGCTCGACGGCCAGCCTTACCTCGGCTACGTCATCGCCAACACGGTCGGCATGACGATCAGCTACCGCGGCAGCCGCACCTGGGTGTTCAAGCACCGGCCGCCCCGCTCGGCCGACGGCGGCCGCACGGCGTTCATCGCGATCAACGTCGTCACGATGCTGCTCCCCATCGCGTGCCTGTGGCTGAGCCGCGACGTGCTCGGCCTCGACGACCCCTGGTCGGACAACATCTCGGCGAACGTGATCGGCCTGTTCTTCGGCCTCGTGGCGCGCTTCTACCTGTTCCGCACCCTGGTCTTCAAGCGGCCCGTGCACCTGCCGGACCTGATGCACAACCCGCTCCAGGTCTTCGAGCTCAACGAGCTCGCCGACCCCGACGTGGCGCCCGTGGTGCTCACCGACTCCACAGATCCGTCCAGGAGTGACCCAGCTCGGCGACCAGGTCCCTGA